The window TTCAACTTTAGAGGGATGAAAGTGGTCGACGACAGCGACAACAAGATGATCTGAACTCGAGGAAAGAGCAAGGGGCAGAAATGTAAAGCATCATCGTATTGCATGTACGAATGCATTTGAGTCCTTTCCTCTACTCAATAATCAACATTAATTCGTGAATCGGTAATGTTACAGTAAAGGAGAATACGTAGGGATATGGAGTACTCTATCTGCTTTATACCAGGAAAAGTCCTTTGGCCTCCTCGTACGAAAGCTTCCTCTCTtgattcctctcttttttcatatGCTATCCCCAACTTTAATTGATGTTTAGTTTTGCTTTAAAacgtttgaaaaaaaaaaaatgcttgctCTATATCTACAGGGGTAAAACAATGAACAAGACAACAAGAGACTGTAGTTTCTATAGGGACTAAGACTCTCGATACATTGCTCGCTTTAATTTACTTTTGAGTGACTTGTAGTCAGTGTGTTCTTTCCGTCTCAGTCTTCAGGAACCTGCCCCatttttcattgtttctttGTAAGTtcaagagtttttattttgtttccttaCTATCGGCTTCGTCAACAGATTTTACAGACGCTTACTAGAGAGGTGAAACGATGGAGAAAACTGAAGAAAAATTAGTAGCTGGTAGAAGCTTGGTAGATTTGGTGTTCTCTTGGTCTATCGGGGATGTACTCAACAAAGATCTTTACAGAAACCAGGTTTGCAAGCATGCCATTCTGCTCATGTTTATGTGTACGATGCActtcagatttttaattttttatatggtctGTTTTTCTGGTTGTTTAGTGGGGAGGAAAGCCTGCTTAAGCTTTATTTTTCCTGATTAAATTTGGCAACTTGATTAAAGTGAGATCATTTAGAGACTTCTCCTTTTATGACCTTATGATTTTGCTGCAACAAGGTTATCTAACTTGGGATCAATAAGCTAAGCATCTGTTGGTTAGTGAGGCATAACATATTGTTTCTGATGTTCATTTATAGCAGTGACTACTTCTtatatcttttataattttgagaaaTGACTTAAGAATAGTTGACAATTATGTACAATTGCAAGAATGCTCGATTATTTCTTGTTCCTGTGaatatgctcttttttttttactctcccTTTTCTTGCATTTGATGTCTATGGCACTAATTATTGTTCATCAACAGGTGAAGAAGATACCAGAGACGTTCATGTCAACAACACATTACATGAAGTCATTCATTCCCGCACTAATCGAGGAAACTCGTGCAGACTTATGCTCAAACATGATAATGATCTCCCAAGCACCTACAAGAGAAATCTTTTCAGTGGGAATGGATAAAAAGAATAAGCCTCCGGGAGACTTGTTTTATAACATCTGGTTTCAAAAAATGAGAAACAAAGCCAATGGGAAAGAAATATATGAGCCTGACGTTGGAGATCTCCTTGCTTTGACAGATGTAAGACCGAAAGACATTGATGACTTGAACAGGCCTGGGTTTAACTATCTTCTTGCATATGTTCATAGGCTATCTGAATGGCAAGATGACGACGATAAATATGTAATTTTGTCAACTCTCACATCCAAACCCATTCAATTTGAAATAGAAGACcaggaaaataaaaaggagtcTATCATTGCTGGAAAAGGAAGGCGAAAGACCATGAAAGCTAATGTCTTTGTTGTTTACCTAGTGAACATGATGACAAATATTCGTATATGGAGATCCTTGAACTCAGATCTGGAAGGAGGGAACATGAACATTATCCAGAATGTGCTTCATACTAGCTCAGCTGTAAGAAGGGTGGttcatttaatttttccttATATGTGGAAATTTTAGCTATATTCTAACCATTCAGTACTTGCCTAGCTGACAGATGTTGTGTCTGATCCTGCAGGATGGCCAAGATTGCTCTCACTGCTTATCCGAAGTGGATAGAAGTGCTACACTTTCTGGTATGGAAGAAACCATAATCAACTCTTCCAATTTAAATGACTCGCAGCAAGATGCAATTGTAAGCTGCATTGGTCTGAGTGAATGCCAACATCAAAGTACTGTCAAACTAATTTGGGGCCCTCCGGGGACtggcaaaacaaagatgattgGTTTATTATTGTTCTCTCTCCTTAAATTGAAGTGCAGGACCCTTACATGCGCTCCAACCAATATTGCTGTGTTGGAAGTAACATCGAGACTCCTAAGGCTAGTTACAGACTCTCGTGAAGATGACACTTACGGACTTGGAGATATAATTCTATTTGGGAATGGGAAGCGAATGAAGATCTCTGAGAATGATGATCTTGAAGATATATTTCTTGGCCATCGTGTTAAAGTACTTGAATATTGCTTTAGCCCGTCGAATGGGTGGAAGCACACTGTAGGCTCATTGATAAATTTGCTTGAAGATCCTGAGAATCAGTACCGCCGGTACTTGGAAaatatggagaaaaaaaatgaggagggagagagagaggatcaGGAAGATGAAATGCTTGAAATTGAAGAGATAAACaacaagaaagagaaagatGAAGTGGTCAATGATCAAAACAAAAAGGGCAGGAACAGAGTTCTTCTTCAGGCCTTGAAAGATgacatgaaaaaggaaaaacaaaaacaaaaacaaaaggttttttCTCATCAAGAGAATCTAACAAAGTGTGAGGAAAAGGAATATAAAGATGGAAAGGTAAATAAGGAAGATATTCTCTCTTTCGAGGAATTCGTAAAGGAATGGTTCAAATTCCTTAGTGCGAAGTTGGATATTTTAATTGCAGGTTTATATACGCACTTGCCAACATCTATCATTTCATTAGAAGTGGTGAAGAGCATGACCAGAGCTGTTGATTCACTCAGCTACCTCAAACCCTTGTTGTATAGTGTTAGTGTTGGAGATGAAGGTTTAAAACAAGTCCTCAACGATTTTGAAAATGAAGGAAGCAGCGCTGGTCAATTTTCCCGGTTGTCCTTTATGAGAAACCATTGTATTCAGACCCTGAATTCACTTCCTCGAGAATTTGACATTCCCAATATTTTTGAAGTTGAAAGTAAAGCAGCCAGAAACTTTTGCTTGGGAAATGCGTGTCTGGTTTTCTGTACTGCTTCAAGCTCTGCCAAGTTGCACACAGAAGGAGTGACACCGATAAAATTGTTGGTTATTGATGAAGCTGCCCAGCTTAAAGAATGTGAATCGACTATTCCATTGCAACTTTCTGGTCTTCGCCATGCCATTCTTATAGGTGACGAGCGCCAACTTCCTGCCATGGTTCAAAGCAAGGTGATAAAGTTTATCTTTCTCGCGACCCATTTACTAGGTTATTCATAAGTTCTAATGTTTCTGTTACACACCTTCATCAGATTTCCGAGGAATCTGAATTCGGGAGGAGTTTGTTTGAGAGATTGGTAATACTGGAACACGAGAAACACCTTCTGAATACGCAGTATAGGATGCACCCATCTATAAGCTTATTCCCAAATAAAGAGTTCTATGATATGCTAATTCAGGATGCTTCAAAtgtcaaagaaagaaattatcAGAAACAATTCCTTCAAGGCAATATGTATGGCCCTTACTCATTTATTAATGTAGCCAATGGGAAAGAGCAATCCAATGACGGCCGCAGCAAGAAAAATTTGGTCGAGGTTGCTGTAGTTTCAGCAATAGTTGCAAGCCTTTTTGAAGGTATGCTTTTGAGTCATATCAGAAGCTAttagattttttgttatttaagaaATGCTGTTAGGGAAATCAAATATATGACATTGCTATTGGTTTTACTTTTGATTGGCATGCAAGTTTGAAAGCTaaagctttccttttctttctcttgcaGAATTTAAAATGGCAAGAAAGAGGATGAGCATAGGAGTCATATCACCATACAATGCTCAAGTGTAtgcaattcaacaaaaaattgGAAATACTTACAGTACATTTAGTGACTTTGCTGTAAATGTTCGGTCTGTCGATGGATTTCAAGGCAGCGAGGAGGATGTTATCATTATCTCCACAGTCAGATGCAATGCAAGTGGATCAGTGGGTTTTCTTTCCAATCGCCAAAGGGCAAATGTTGCGCTGACCCGTGCACGgtatttttttccaaacacTTTAAGTTAGACAATAGTTCGAGCAAGTATAGGCAGGTTCATGTGTAAGTACATGTGTATTGgtgattttgaataaaattttgcGATGCTATGTCTAATTAAGGTACTGCCTCTGGATACTGGGAAATGGAGCAACTCTTGTCAACAGTGGCTCTATTTGGAAGAAATTGGTTAGTGACGCGAAGGAACGAGGGTGTTTCTACAATGCTGATGAGGATAAAAGCTTATCCAAGGCAATAATGGATGCCTTGTTAGAGTTGGACCAACTTGATGATTTGTTGAATGTCAATTTTCTACTGTTCAGAAATGCAAGATGGAAGGTATGTATGCTGATTTTTCTTGCTGCACAATTTTCTTAATTCTTACTCTTATGTCTGAAGCTGAATGCTACTCAGTGGACTTCTCACATCAACCTCTTTTCCATTGAAGTTTTGCTTCAGTGAAAACTTTCGGAAATCTATTATGAAAGTGGGAAATGAGGCTCGTCAGGAagtgatttctttgttggcaaagCTTTCAAGTGGCTGGCGTCAATCTCCTGAAGAGAGAAACATCATTGTCCTACACGGAACTTCTTCTGAACTGTTAGAAAATTACAGAGTCAATGACCGGCTCAGTCTCATTTGGACAGTGGATATaatcaaggaaaacaaaaacgacACTCAAATTCTTAAGGTTTGGGATGTTTTATCATTACATGATTTACCGAAACTAGCAAGGAGCCTCGATGCTGTCGTTGGAAATTATACAGTGAATAAGATGAACCGCTGCAGACACAAATGCACAGAAGGGTATGCATCTTTCTATTTTCCTTCTTCAGATATTATAGAGTGGGAGTTGTACAGCAGCAGTAGCTTGAGTTGGCTTCAGCATTAGGAAGCCATTGTTAAACATGCGTCTTCTTTTTCCTGTTTTGAGGAATAAGGGCAGGTCTCAAACCTGTGACCTCCCTCCTCCCTCCTTCTGTACATTGAAATGGATGTTTATGGAtactttgtcattttttaattggcAGGGATGTGGTTGTTCCAATGAGATGGTCAATAAGTTCCGGTGCCTCTCTGGAGAGTAGTAATCCTGAAATCGATCCTGCAGAATTTCTGTCACAACCATTAGCTTCACTTGTTATCAGGGATGAATCAGAAGCACCAGCAGCAACTAGTAGGTATGCAATACTAAAACTCTGAACAATTTGTTTCACAATAGAAAGGTCAAATTTTATGTTGTCTTAGCTTCGACCTACCACTCTATCAGTAGTATTCTTCGAATCACCAATTCTTGTATGATTTTCATGAGTATCAGACAGCCCTGGAGGTCTAAGAAAGATGGATTTAGCAGTGGAACAAGGGGATCAAAACCTAGGCGGCGAAGGACAAATGATAATTAATGTGGTAAGAACATCTTTAGTGctcttgttaaaatatttttagaattagcTCTCCTGCTCTAATgtgtgaaaacaaaaattaagatgGCAATTTGACTCCTCAGGTTGCTCTACAAGCTCTTGAATGGAAGTTGCAGCTGTCTGACTGAAGAATGAAGTGCTCCCTACTTGTTGCATAGTGTTGAATTCATGTCTCAGAAGCTGTTGACGAAGAAGCTGCTGATGAAGAAGCAGCTGATGTGGAATCTGCTGATGTGGAAGCTGATATGAGTTTTAGCTTTAATAAAACACTAGCTATTTGaatttgttaatttatgttaggATTGATATAATCCTTTTGTTTAGTCATTATCCTTTGAATTCTGTTACGTAACAGCAGGAGATAATGTTGCTGTTACTTGCCTTTAAAGCTttacttttcaatatttttcattaagcCTGTATGATCAATAAAACAGTGAAGTTAAACAAGAAGTCGATATTTGTTCTCTTTTGCATTTTCATTCTGTTAAAATccaacaaattggtatcagagccaattTTTTCTTGAGAGATCTGTGAGATTGAGAGAGCTTAAACATTTACCCTAAACACTTACCCTAAACACTTTCCATTCTTCTAAAAAACCAATCAACACAAAATGAGTTCAGAAGTCTCCGTGAATTTGATGCACTACAGGCACAACATTTCCATTGTGTTCTTACTGCAAAAAATCCAACCATCCACAGAGAAGACTCATGAGACAAGCAGGTTCTGTGGAAGGTGCTTTTTTTGCAAAATCACAGAACAACATGCAACAAAGAAACAGAAATTACAACAGCAGCAACACAACATTTCCATTGTGTTCTTACTGCAAAAAATCCAACCATCCATAGAGCAGACGCTGGTGGAGGCCAGATATAAAATGTCACAAGTGTGGTCAGCTAGGACACATTGGAAGGGTATGCAAATTtcaacaacaacagcagcaacaaGGAGAAGTCAAAACTGTTGTTGAACAACCTGAAGAAGAACAGCTGTTTGTAGCATCATGTTTTGTTGCCAATAACTCAACAGAGAGCTGGCTTATAGACAGTGGTTGTACCAGCCACATGATCTATGATAAAGAGCTTTTCAAAAGGCTTGACAGAACAGCCATTTCTAAAGTGAGAATTGGAAACGGGGCATATCTTGTAGTAAAGGGTAAAGGAACAGTGGCAATCAAAGGCAACataggtttaaaattaatttctgatGTCTTATATGTTCctgaaattaatcaaaatcttTTGAGTGTTGGTCAGTTGCCTGAGAAAGGATATAAGGTGTTGTTTGAAGACAAGTTTTGCTTGATTACTGATGCACAAAACAAGGAAGTATTTAAAATTCAGATGCAAAGTAAAAGCTTTGCTTTGAATTTTACAGAAGAAGAACAAGCTGCAGTACATGAAGAAAATAGCAGCACAATGCTTTGGCATAGAAGATTGGGGCATTTTCATCATACAGCTCTACTCTTTATGAAGAAGAACAATCTTGTGAAAGGCCTACCTGATTTAGAAGAAGATCTTCCATTGTGTGCAGCTTGTCAGTATGGGAAGCAGACAAGACTTCCATTTCCACACAATAAAAGCTGGAGAGCTACACAGAAACTACAACTAGTGCACACTGATGTGGGAGGACCTCTGAAAATATCATCATTAAATGGTAGTAAGTATTACATCactttcattgatgatcatACAAGAATGTGCtggatttatttcatgaagtaTAAATCTGAAGTTGCTGACATCTTCTGGAAGTTCAAAGCTTGGGTGGAAAAACAAAGCATACACAAAATGCAGGTGGTCAGATCAGATAATGGAACAGAATATACCTCAGAAAAATTCAACAAGTTCTGTGAGAAGGAAGGCATTGAACATCAGCTGACAACACCTTATACACCTCAGCAAAATGGGGTTGTTGAGAGAAAAAATAGAACACTCATGGAGATGACAAGATGTTTATTACATGACAAAGGATTGCCAAAGAATTTATGGGCTGAGGCTGCAAATACAACAGTGTTTCTTTTGAACAGATTGCCAACAAAAGCTCTGCAACAAAAAACTCCATTTGAGGCATGGTATGGCTATAAACCAaagttgcaaaatttaaaaactttcgGTTGTCTTTGCTTCTCTTATATTCCGCAGGTCAAGAGAGACAAACTTGATAAAAAGGCAGAACCTGGAATCTTTATAGGCTACAGCTTAGTCTCCAAAGCCTACAGGATTTATCTTCCACAAGATAACAAAGTGATTGTTAGCAGAAATATCCAATTCTTTGAGTTAGAAAGCTGGAACTGGGAGAAAAATAAGCTTGAATTTCAAGAGGAGAATGCTGATGTTGATGATGCATCTGTTACAAAAATCAGATTGCTTTCTGATATCTATCAGAGTTGCAATATGGCATTAATTGAACCTGCA of the Populus nigra chromosome 7, ddPopNigr1.1, whole genome shotgun sequence genome contains:
- the LOC133698282 gene encoding uncharacterized protein LOC133698282 isoform X1, with amino-acid sequence MEKKVAKTKTKEGLVIPGRSLVDLVFSWSIGQVLNKDRYKNQVKKIPETFMSTTHYMKSFIPALIEETRADLCSNMIMISQAPTREIFSVGMDKKNKPPGDLFYNIWFQKMRNKANGKEIYEPDVGDLLALTDVRPKDIDDLNRPGFNYLLAYVHRLSEWQDDDDKYVILSTLTSKPIQFEIEDQENKKESIIAGKGRRKTMKANVFVVYLVNMMTNIRIWRSLNSDLEGGNMNIIQNVLHTSSADGQDCSHCLSEVDRSATLSGMEETIINSSNLNDSQQDAIVSCIGLSECQHQSTVKLIWGPPGTGKTKMIGLLLFSLLKLKCRTLTCAPTNIAVLEVTSRLLRLVTDSREDDTYGLGDIILFGNGKRMKISENDDLEDIFLGHRVKVLEYCFSPSNGWKHTVGSLINLLEDPENQYRRYLENMEKKNEEGEREDQEDEMLEIEEINNKKEKDEVVNDQNKKGRNRVLLQALKDDMKKEKQKQKQKVFSHQENLTKCEEKEYKDGKVNKEDILSFEEFVKEWFKFLSAKLDILIAGLYTHLPTSIISLEVVKSMTRAVDSLSYLKPLLYSVSVGDEGLKQVLNDFENEGSSAGQFSRLSFMRNHCIQTLNSLPREFDIPNIFEVESKAARNFCLGNACLVFCTASSSAKLHTEGVTPIKLLVIDEAAQLKECESTIPLQLSGLRHAILIGDERQLPAMVQSKISEESEFGRSLFERLVILEHEKHLLNTQYRMHPSISLFPNKEFYDMLIQDASNVKERNYQKQFLQGNMYGPYSFINVANGKEQSNDGRSKKNLVEVAVVSAIVASLFEEFKMARKRMSIGVISPYNAQVYAIQQKIGNTYSTFSDFAVNVRSVDGFQGSEEDVIIISTVRCNASGSVGFLSNRQRANVALTRARYCLWILGNGATLVNSGSIWKKLVSDAKERGCFYNADEDKSLSKAIMDALLELDQLDDLLNVNFLLFRNARWKFCFSENFRKSIMKVGNEARQEVISLLAKLSSGWRQSPEERNIIVLHGTSSELLENYRVNDRLSLIWTVDIIKENKNDTQILKVWDVLSLHDLPKLARSLDAVVGNYTVNKMNRCRHKCTEGDVVVPMRWSISSGASLESSNPEIDPAEFLSQPLASLVIRDESEAPAATSRQPWRSKKDGFSSGTRGSKPRRRRTNDN
- the LOC133698282 gene encoding uncharacterized protein LOC133698282 isoform X2 is translated as MEKTEEKLVAGRSLVDLVFSWSIGDVLNKDLYRNQVKKIPETFMSTTHYMKSFIPALIEETRADLCSNMIMISQAPTREIFSVGMDKKNKPPGDLFYNIWFQKMRNKANGKEIYEPDVGDLLALTDVRPKDIDDLNRPGFNYLLAYVHRLSEWQDDDDKYVILSTLTSKPIQFEIEDQENKKESIIAGKGRRKTMKANVFVVYLVNMMTNIRIWRSLNSDLEGGNMNIIQNVLHTSSADGQDCSHCLSEVDRSATLSGMEETIINSSNLNDSQQDAIVSCIGLSECQHQSTVKLIWGPPGTGKTKMIGLLLFSLLKLKCRTLTCAPTNIAVLEVTSRLLRLVTDSREDDTYGLGDIILFGNGKRMKISENDDLEDIFLGHRVKVLEYCFSPSNGWKHTVGSLINLLEDPENQYRRYLENMEKKNEEGEREDQEDEMLEIEEINNKKEKDEVVNDQNKKGRNRVLLQALKDDMKKEKQKQKQKVFSHQENLTKCEEKEYKDGKVNKEDILSFEEFVKEWFKFLSAKLDILIAGLYTHLPTSIISLEVVKSMTRAVDSLSYLKPLLYSVSVGDEGLKQVLNDFENEGSSAGQFSRLSFMRNHCIQTLNSLPREFDIPNIFEVESKAARNFCLGNACLVFCTASSSAKLHTEGVTPIKLLVIDEAAQLKECESTIPLQLSGLRHAILIGDERQLPAMVQSKISEESEFGRSLFERLVILEHEKHLLNTQYRMHPSISLFPNKEFYDMLIQDASNVKERNYQKQFLQGNMYGPYSFINVANGKEQSNDGRSKKNLVEVAVVSAIVASLFEEFKMARKRMSIGVISPYNAQVYAIQQKIGNTYSTFSDFAVNVRSVDGFQGSEEDVIIISTVRCNASGSVGFLSNRQRANVALTRARYCLWILGNGATLVNSGSIWKKLVSDAKERGCFYNADEDKSLSKAIMDALLELDQLDDLLNVNFLLFRNARWKFCFSENFRKSIMKVGNEARQEVISLLAKLSSGWRQSPEERNIIVLHGTSSELLENYRVNDRLSLIWTVDIIKENKNDTQILKVWDVLSLHDLPKLARSLDAVVGNYTVNKMNRCRHKCTEGDVVVPMRWSISSGASLESSNPEIDPAEFLSQPLASLVIRDESEAPAATSRQPWRSKKDGFSSGTRGSKPRRRRTNDN